In Candidatus Roseilinea sp., one DNA window encodes the following:
- a CDS encoding type III-B CRISPR module RAMP protein Cmr4, with amino-acid sequence MFEAKTLMFIYVETPLHAGSGRGLGAVDLPIQRERVTHYPIIQSSGVKGKIRAEVRQRNGWRDDSAEVTALFGKAGEEGASAAGAIAPGDARVLLFPVRSLAGVFAWTTSLHALARFQRECALVGLNFPWLDGLSEPPEDPATALIGINSALKAGESVVLEEFSFRPQPNEAVARIGEWIAQHALPPEYTYWQQELPRKLIILPEDYFRDFITHGTEVQTHVRLDPDKKTVQTGALWTTESLPVDTLLYAPLMATRSRVDGTKWSAGDVLNVLRETLHGQRVQFGGDETTGQGWTTVTLAGGGQ; translated from the coding sequence ATGTTCGAGGCAAAAACGTTGATGTTCATCTATGTGGAGACGCCGCTGCATGCCGGCAGCGGGCGCGGGCTGGGCGCGGTGGACCTGCCCATCCAGCGCGAGCGCGTGACGCACTACCCCATCATCCAGTCCAGCGGCGTGAAAGGCAAGATCCGCGCCGAGGTGCGACAGCGCAACGGTTGGCGGGACGATAGCGCCGAAGTCACGGCGCTGTTCGGCAAGGCCGGCGAGGAAGGCGCCAGCGCAGCCGGCGCAATCGCGCCCGGCGACGCGCGCGTGTTGTTGTTCCCCGTGCGCTCGTTGGCCGGCGTGTTCGCTTGGACGACCAGCCTGCACGCGCTGGCCCGCTTTCAGCGTGAGTGCGCCCTGGTCGGCCTGAACTTCCCGTGGCTGGACGGCTTGAGTGAGCCGCCGGAAGATCCCGCCACCGCCCTCATCGGCATCAACAGCGCCCTGAAGGCAGGCGAATCGGTGGTGCTGGAGGAGTTCAGCTTTCGGCCACAGCCCAATGAGGCAGTCGCTCGAATCGGCGAATGGATCGCCCAACATGCGCTGCCACCAGAATACACCTACTGGCAGCAGGAGCTGCCCAGGAAGCTCATCATTCTGCCGGAGGACTATTTCCGCGACTTCATCACACACGGCACCGAGGTGCAGACGCATGTGCGGCTCGACCCGGACAAGAAGACGGTGCAGACCGGTGCGCTCTGGACGACCGAGAGCTTGCCGGTGGATACGCTGCTCTACGCGCCGCTCATGGCGACGCGCTCACGGGTGGACGGGACAAAGTGGAGCGCCGGCGACGTGCTGAATGTGCTGAGGGAGACCTTGCACGGACAGCGTGTGCAATTCGGTGGCGACGAGACGACCGGTCAAGGCTGGACAACGGTCACGCTTGCAGGAGGTGGGCAATGA
- a CDS encoding CRISPR-associated protein Cst1 yields the protein MMQWTGDPYVDVGLATILAFRNKEDPAQLTDDDLRAMAEWIAENYARNPLKSFLTVAFTSNAWFAQPSFTPEKREERGKVHLFAWQQASSGTERCVFTGLPSAAVPLSDKLAPGRAARAQIPLTQGDEDINFYPNGDSGLAISGQALLCLQAFPLGCAKLSGRLLAVHASQPAVTLAFAREFLAINRKNIALAQQAGETKLPETRYGIGTLLVDTLMKIIAESRYLADDSAPFSIIAYHLTNGQTPEIAIYHLPLGVTGFLRLARTPRYSAAWGRIAQAALPRQAEDDGAAGNRKRLAKAKGATAKPTIQRNPLYEDLLSLPEEAPRFLRRYLLRDALHQAKSLTATQSDAAVPAAGSASWDLTELFLKEVMSMDKTRIEHIRALGDRLADYVAAENDRRFFRAFYSEQNYALLRNALLKANTNAVRRGKPPLITFDQFIEVFEEGEDIAYKDWKLARDLVLIRMIERLAAWLSDNADALPEPSADGSSLPEDEQT from the coding sequence ATGATGCAATGGACCGGTGACCCCTACGTTGACGTTGGCCTGGCAACCATCCTCGCTTTTCGCAACAAGGAGGATCCGGCGCAGCTCACCGACGACGACCTGCGCGCTATGGCCGAATGGATCGCGGAGAACTACGCACGGAATCCGCTCAAATCCTTCCTGACCGTCGCCTTCACCAGCAACGCCTGGTTCGCCCAGCCCTCCTTCACGCCTGAGAAACGCGAAGAGCGCGGCAAGGTGCATCTTTTTGCCTGGCAACAAGCCTCTTCCGGCACCGAACGCTGTGTGTTCACCGGCCTGCCGTCGGCTGCGGTGCCACTCTCGGACAAGCTGGCGCCCGGCCGCGCCGCGCGGGCTCAGATCCCACTCACCCAGGGCGACGAAGACATCAACTTCTATCCCAACGGCGACTCCGGCTTGGCCATCTCGGGCCAGGCGCTGCTGTGCCTGCAAGCCTTCCCGCTCGGCTGCGCTAAGCTGAGCGGCCGGCTGCTAGCCGTTCATGCTTCGCAGCCGGCCGTCACGTTGGCCTTCGCGCGCGAGTTCCTCGCCATCAATCGCAAAAACATCGCGCTTGCCCAGCAAGCCGGCGAGACCAAACTCCCCGAAACCCGCTATGGCATCGGCACGCTGCTGGTGGACACGCTGATGAAGATCATCGCAGAGAGCCGCTACTTGGCCGACGATAGCGCGCCGTTCTCGATCATCGCGTATCACCTGACCAACGGCCAAACGCCGGAGATCGCCATCTACCACCTGCCGCTCGGCGTGACCGGCTTTCTGCGCCTGGCGCGCACGCCACGCTATAGCGCGGCGTGGGGGCGCATCGCGCAAGCGGCCCTGCCGCGCCAAGCCGAGGATGATGGCGCCGCCGGCAACCGCAAGCGCTTGGCCAAAGCGAAGGGCGCAACAGCCAAGCCAACCATCCAACGCAATCCGCTCTACGAAGACCTGCTGAGCTTGCCTGAAGAAGCCCCGCGCTTCTTGCGCCGCTATCTGTTGCGCGACGCGCTGCACCAGGCCAAATCGCTGACCGCCACCCAATCTGATGCCGCCGTCCCTGCGGCCGGTTCGGCGTCGTGGGACTTGACCGAATTGTTCTTAAAGGAGGTGATGAGCATGGATAAAACACGCATCGAGCACATCCGCGCGCTGGGTGACCGGCTGGCGGACTACGTCGCGGCGGAGAACGACCGGCGCTTCTTCCGCGCGTTCTATAGCGAGCAAAACTACGCGCTGCTGCGCAACGCGCTGCTGAAGGCCAACACCAATGCCGTTCGCCGCGGCAAGCCCCCGCTGATCACCTTTGACCAGTTCATCGAGGTATTCGAAGAAGGCGAAGACATCGCATACAAGGACTGGAAGCTGGCCCGCGACTTGGTGCTGATCCGCATGATCGAGCGCCTGGCGGCCTGGCTGTCCGATAACGCCGATGCGCTCCCGGAGCCATCTGCGGATGGTTCGAGCCTGCCTGAAGATGAACAAACGTAA
- a CDS encoding type I-B CRISPR-associated protein Cas7/Cst2/DevR: MAFVTGLLLIDAPASALNNLGQIEGERYENASGVKHIKTREGNYPYVSAQAFRYWLRTTLSAYVPGWVAAPVYREEKVAYTDANPIAYWDDDLFGYMRAPSKRESARAGREADAALATATPTSETVTRAAPFRVSTLVSLAPVTLTMDYGTMTRIEGNPVPHEHQFYRATLKGLFSLNLRASGVFSYVNRTGFRNLDDARIELAKQQGLEHLAAEKAYRLPLSQRVARVAALFEGMANLEGGAKLTLHYTDVSPALVILAVTKGGNHIFAHVVGADERGKPKIKADALAEVLTVFRDQILSPVYVGWVMGYLDDQRAAFEQALGKEGALHSFADRITISHPRQAFQAMAAALREDANRGWLD; the protein is encoded by the coding sequence ATGGCTTTCGTCACCGGATTACTTCTGATTGACGCGCCTGCCTCGGCCTTGAACAACCTGGGTCAGATCGAGGGCGAGCGCTACGAAAACGCCAGCGGCGTGAAGCACATCAAGACGCGCGAAGGCAACTATCCCTACGTCTCGGCGCAGGCCTTCCGCTATTGGTTGCGCACTACGCTGAGCGCCTATGTGCCGGGTTGGGTGGCCGCGCCGGTGTATCGCGAGGAGAAGGTGGCCTACACCGACGCCAACCCAATCGCCTATTGGGACGATGACCTGTTCGGCTATATGCGCGCGCCCTCCAAGAGAGAGTCGGCCAGGGCAGGGCGCGAGGCCGATGCGGCGCTCGCCACTGCTACGCCGACGAGCGAGACCGTTACCCGCGCTGCGCCCTTTCGGGTGAGCACGCTGGTCTCCCTTGCGCCGGTCACGCTCACCATGGACTACGGCACCATGACGCGCATCGAGGGCAACCCGGTGCCGCACGAGCACCAGTTCTATCGCGCCACGCTAAAGGGCTTGTTCTCGCTTAACCTGCGCGCCTCCGGCGTGTTCTCCTACGTCAACCGCACCGGCTTTCGCAACCTCGATGACGCGCGCATCGAGTTAGCAAAACAGCAAGGCCTCGAGCATCTGGCAGCGGAGAAAGCGTATCGCTTGCCGCTATCACAGCGCGTCGCGCGGGTGGCAGCCCTCTTCGAGGGCATGGCGAATCTGGAGGGCGGCGCCAAGCTGACCCTGCACTACACTGACGTGTCGCCTGCGCTGGTCATCTTGGCCGTGACGAAGGGCGGCAACCACATCTTCGCGCACGTCGTCGGCGCCGATGAGCGTGGCAAACCCAAGATCAAGGCCGACGCGCTGGCCGAGGTGCTCACGGTGTTCAGAGACCAGATTTTGTCGCCGGTGTACGTCGGCTGGGTCATGGGTTATCTGGACGACCAGCGCGCGGCGTTCGAGCAGGCGCTCGGCAAAGAGGGGGCGCTCCATTCGTTTGCCGACCGAATCACGATCTCACACCCGCGCCAGGCCTTCCAGGCGATGGCCGCCGCGTTGCGCGAGGATGCCAACCGGGGCTGGTTGGATTAG
- a CDS encoding type I-B CRISPR-associated protein Cas5, with protein sequence MRVLKIILEGVTTSFRYPNFMLGVQPSYEMPPPATIYGHICSALGEWVNPADIQFAYRFTFERKLRDLEHIHVLAPSGGRLPGTRMPKVLEGNVNPFWREVLFQPRLTLYLNKPEWEAAFRSPRYPVVLGRSQDLCGYTDVRVIELVERGAAYFEHTLIPFDHPWKTAKGVVVTMPRLLDYANNRRPTFARYIILRQRVASDDDSVLYFGPPPQTYWVDPESPESAGKQMGLVFHTLA encoded by the coding sequence ATGCGCGTTTTGAAGATCATCCTCGAAGGCGTCACCACGTCCTTCCGCTACCCGAACTTCATGCTGGGCGTGCAACCGAGCTACGAGATGCCGCCACCGGCCACGATCTATGGGCACATCTGCAGCGCGCTAGGTGAATGGGTGAATCCGGCAGACATTCAATTCGCCTATCGCTTCACCTTTGAGCGCAAGCTGAGAGACCTGGAACACATCCATGTGCTTGCGCCGTCCGGCGGCAGACTGCCGGGCACGCGCATGCCGAAAGTGCTGGAGGGCAACGTCAATCCTTTCTGGCGCGAAGTGCTCTTTCAGCCGCGCCTGACGCTCTACTTGAACAAGCCGGAGTGGGAAGCCGCCTTTCGCAGCCCGCGCTATCCTGTCGTGCTTGGTCGGTCGCAAGACCTGTGCGGCTATACCGACGTGCGCGTGATCGAACTCGTCGAACGCGGCGCGGCTTACTTCGAGCACACGCTCATCCCGTTCGATCATCCCTGGAAGACGGCGAAGGGCGTGGTGGTGACGATGCCGCGGCTGCTCGACTATGCCAACAACCGCCGGCCGACCTTCGCCCGCTACATCATCCTGCGGCAGCGCGTCGCCAGCGACGACGATAGCGTGCTTTACTTCGGACCGCCCCCACAGACGTACTGGGTTGACCCGGAATCTCCGGAATCGGCCGGCAAGCAAATGGGGTTGGTCTTTCACACGTTGGCGTGA
- a CDS encoding CRISPR-associated helicase/endonuclease Cas3 codes for MSAPQPWPDALDDIWAKSPASGEARGETLAEHTWQVLQRLGDLRRLRPSLDQSLGEPELWSRLFWACLLHDLGKCAPGFQHKLRPGMRDSALAKAWASHHHEVMSLAFVDWVFPGSSEARNWVIAGIASHHRDHDVIEQAYPLEAEPQLREIIASIQADVVGRIYDWLSACAEPWAGALGIHIAPTAPVMPKPDAVKHVTRSGAPAILRALKDYTCWSRALDPRWQPTTAQLLLRGLITQSDHTASARAGVIRGLSCTADGLRQKWSHIAQYNAHQEHSARVTGSALLVAPTGSGKTEAALLWASAQRGAPRLFYALPYQASMNAMWRRLCSAFEPRDVQLQHGRALLALYRLLMEAEPDPAKAARQARWRRNLVRLHHAPVQVFSPYQMLKAMFRLKGYEGMLTDFYGAAFIFDEVHAYEPGRLAMIVETMRHLREHYAARFFVMSATFPTLIRDKLEDALGNPAFIQAAPALYRDYCRHRLHVVEGDLLDSQHWLCIVQAAREGNSVLVCVNTVARAQEAFRRMRSDLPEAQVILLHGRFNMRDRSARERRIRLAVGAHNAQRRPVVLIATQVVEVSLDIDLDILFTDPAPLEALVQRFGRINRRRRIRPTAPVYVFAQPVVNGRPYAAPLVDAALCVLRREHGNDIPEDRIGAWLDEIYVGEIRNGWLKAYEGARAEFLAACVQTLRPFRGDDAIEERFYEAFDGVEVLPQSLADEYAEFRETRPVLAQELFVPIRYGQLIQIERAGRLKRRAHPTIVDVPYFGGEDGIGLDLSALRAKPSP; via the coding sequence ATGAGTGCCCCTCAGCCTTGGCCCGACGCGTTGGATGACATCTGGGCGAAAAGCCCCGCCTCCGGCGAAGCGCGCGGCGAGACACTGGCCGAGCATACCTGGCAGGTGTTGCAGCGCCTGGGCGATCTGCGCCGGCTTCGGCCGTCGCTCGATCAGTCGCTCGGTGAGCCGGAACTCTGGTCGCGCTTGTTCTGGGCCTGCTTGTTGCATGACCTGGGCAAATGCGCGCCGGGCTTCCAGCATAAGCTGCGACCTGGGATGCGCGACTCGGCCCTGGCCAAAGCCTGGGCCTCGCACCATCACGAAGTCATGTCACTGGCCTTCGTGGACTGGGTCTTCCCCGGTTCGTCTGAAGCGCGTAACTGGGTCATTGCGGGCATTGCCTCGCACCATCGTGATCACGACGTCATCGAGCAGGCGTATCCGCTCGAAGCCGAGCCCCAACTTCGGGAAATCATCGCTTCGATTCAGGCGGATGTGGTCGGGCGAATTTACGACTGGCTGAGCGCATGCGCCGAGCCGTGGGCCGGCGCGCTGGGCATTCATATCGCCCCGACCGCGCCGGTCATGCCCAAGCCGGACGCCGTGAAGCACGTGACTCGATCCGGCGCGCCGGCCATCCTGCGCGCGTTGAAGGACTACACCTGTTGGTCGCGCGCGCTCGATCCCCGGTGGCAGCCGACGACGGCTCAGTTGCTCTTGCGCGGCCTGATCACTCAGTCCGATCACACCGCGTCGGCCCGTGCCGGCGTCATCCGGGGGCTAAGCTGCACAGCGGATGGGCTGCGCCAGAAGTGGTCGCACATCGCGCAATACAACGCCCACCAGGAGCATTCGGCTCGGGTCACCGGCTCGGCCTTGCTCGTCGCGCCCACCGGCAGCGGCAAGACCGAGGCCGCGCTGTTGTGGGCTTCGGCGCAGCGTGGCGCGCCGCGGCTGTTCTACGCGCTGCCGTATCAGGCCAGCATGAACGCGATGTGGCGCCGGCTGTGCAGTGCGTTTGAACCGCGCGATGTGCAGTTGCAGCATGGGCGCGCCCTCCTAGCGCTCTACCGCTTGCTGATGGAGGCCGAGCCAGATCCGGCAAAGGCAGCGCGGCAGGCGCGCTGGCGGCGCAACCTGGTTCGGCTGCACCATGCGCCGGTGCAAGTGTTCAGCCCCTACCAAATGCTGAAGGCCATGTTCCGGCTAAAGGGCTATGAGGGAATGCTGACCGACTTCTACGGTGCCGCCTTCATCTTCGACGAGGTGCACGCCTATGAGCCAGGCCGGCTGGCCATGATCGTCGAGACGATGCGTCATCTGCGCGAACACTACGCGGCGAGGTTCTTCGTCATGTCGGCCACCTTTCCCACTCTCATCCGCGACAAGCTGGAAGATGCGCTGGGCAATCCCGCCTTCATCCAAGCTGCCCCCGCGCTCTACCGGGATTACTGCCGGCATCGCCTCCATGTGGTTGAGGGCGACCTGCTCGACTCGCAGCACTGGCTTTGCATCGTGCAGGCAGCCCGGGAGGGAAATTCGGTGCTAGTGTGCGTGAACACCGTGGCCCGCGCTCAAGAAGCCTTCCGCCGCATGCGCAGCGACCTGCCGGAGGCGCAGGTCATCTTGCTGCACGGTCGCTTCAACATGCGCGATCGCAGCGCGCGCGAGCGGCGCATTCGCCTTGCGGTCGGCGCGCACAACGCGCAGCGCCGGCCGGTCGTGCTGATCGCTACCCAGGTCGTCGAGGTCAGCCTGGATATTGATCTGGACATCCTTTTTACCGATCCGGCACCGCTGGAAGCCTTGGTGCAGCGTTTCGGTCGCATCAACCGTCGTCGGCGCATTCGCCCGACCGCCCCGGTGTATGTGTTTGCCCAGCCGGTGGTGAATGGGCGGCCCTATGCCGCGCCGCTAGTGGACGCCGCGTTGTGCGTCTTGCGGCGCGAGCATGGCAACGACATCCCCGAAGATCGCATCGGCGCCTGGCTGGACGAAATCTACGTCGGAGAGATTCGCAATGGTTGGCTGAAGGCATACGAAGGCGCCAGAGCCGAGTTCCTGGCCGCGTGCGTGCAAACGCTGCGCCCGTTTCGGGGCGATGACGCCATCGAGGAGAGGTTCTATGAGGCCTTCGATGGTGTGGAGGTATTGCCGCAATCGCTGGCCGATGAATATGCCGAGTTCAGGGAAACGCGCCCCGTCCTGGCGCAGGAATTGTTCGTGCCCATCCGCTATGGGCAATTGATTCAGATCGAACGCGCGGGCCGCCTGAAGCGCCGAGCGCACCCGACGATTGTGGATGTGCCGTACTTCGGCGGCGAAGACGGCATCGGCCTCGACCTGAGCGCCCTGCGCGCCAAACCGTCGCCTTAA
- the cas1 gene encoding CRISPR-associated endonuclease Cas1, with translation MTPSLTSIQPLQTLIVEDFGAHVGKHSERLRVTVKGELKVEAPLLYLRQVIVKARGVSISSDAILACAERGIALHFVSGVSAQSGASLYTAGLTGTVLTRRAQLLAYTDGRALSIAGAIASAKINNQASLLLYHARSRKTSAPKLAAELRLLAHEVLDHDAELDDLLARARTAKPSDTNNTPDAHDTTNTTDSNDTGDARPAPRPAVVYPIDRYRNALLSIEGRAAQKYWAGVKLLLPAELGWEGRRTRHARDPFNSALNYGYAILSRQIEQALVLAGLDPFAGFLHADRPGKPSLTFDLIEEFRQAVVDRTVIGMVGKNMPLTLREDGLLDDDSRRSIAEKVIERIEQSAERYEGKRRTLREIIQTQARHMATFLRGDRANYTGFVAR, from the coding sequence ATGACACCTTCCCTGACCTCCATCCAGCCGCTTCAGACGCTGATCGTCGAAGACTTCGGCGCACACGTCGGCAAACACAGCGAGCGCCTGCGCGTCACTGTCAAGGGCGAGCTGAAAGTCGAAGCGCCCTTGCTCTATCTGCGCCAGGTGATCGTGAAGGCGCGCGGCGTCAGCATTTCCTCGGACGCGATCCTGGCCTGCGCCGAGCGGGGCATTGCCCTGCATTTCGTCTCCGGCGTCAGCGCGCAATCCGGCGCTTCGCTCTACACCGCCGGCCTCACCGGCACGGTGCTGACCCGCCGGGCGCAGTTGCTCGCCTACACCGACGGCCGCGCGCTCTCCATCGCCGGCGCAATTGCCTCAGCCAAGATCAACAACCAAGCCAGCCTGCTGCTCTACCACGCCCGCAGCCGCAAGACCAGCGCGCCCAAGCTGGCTGCTGAACTGCGTCTGCTGGCCCACGAGGTGCTGGATCACGACGCCGAGCTGGACGACCTCCTCGCCCGAGCGCGCACCGCCAAGCCCTCCGACACCAACAACACCCCCGACGCCCATGACACAACCAACACGACCGACTCGAATGACACCGGCGACGCTCGTCCTGCCCCCCGGCCGGCCGTCGTTTACCCTATTGACCGTTATCGCAACGCCCTGCTCTCGATCGAAGGCCGCGCCGCGCAGAAATACTGGGCGGGCGTCAAGCTGCTCTTGCCGGCCGAGCTGGGTTGGGAGGGACGCCGAACACGCCACGCCCGCGATCCTTTCAACAGCGCGCTGAACTACGGCTACGCCATTCTCAGCCGCCAGATCGAACAAGCATTGGTGCTGGCCGGCCTCGATCCATTCGCCGGATTCCTGCACGCCGACCGGCCCGGCAAGCCCAGCCTGACGTTCGACTTGATCGAGGAGTTCCGCCAGGCCGTGGTGGACCGCACGGTGATCGGGATGGTGGGCAAAAACATGCCCCTCACCCTGCGCGAGGACGGCCTGCTGGACGACGATTCGCGCCGCTCGATCGCCGAGAAAGTCATCGAGCGCATCGAGCAAAGCGCCGAACGCTACGAAGGCAAGCGCCGCACCCTGCGCGAGATCATCCAGACCCAGGCCCGGCACATGGCCACCTTCCTGCGCGGCGACCGCGCCAACTACACCGGCTTCGTCGCCAGATAA
- a CDS encoding CRISPR-associated protein Cas4, whose amino-acid sequence MFIVTDLKQLAYCPRLVYYAYCLPGVRIAPTAKMVMGRAANAATEDLEHRRSLRAYGLREGQREFDLWLESEALNLCGRLDMLITAPAAEGVELIPVDYKDSAPQAAHSRRIPPAVQHNWAVQLTAYAMLVETMRGQPVRRGFVYYIPLRRAREVIFSDDLRRAVRSGLRTIEAMVTTEQQPPPTLYRQRCAACEYRRLCNDV is encoded by the coding sequence ATGTTCATCGTCACCGATCTCAAACAACTGGCCTACTGCCCCCGGCTCGTGTATTACGCCTACTGCCTGCCCGGCGTGCGCATAGCACCGACGGCTAAGATGGTCATGGGCCGTGCAGCAAACGCAGCGACCGAAGACCTGGAGCATCGGCGCAGCCTGCGTGCCTATGGCCTGCGCGAAGGACAGCGTGAATTCGACCTCTGGCTGGAATCCGAAGCGCTCAACCTGTGTGGGCGGCTGGATATGCTGATCACTGCGCCGGCTGCGGAGGGCGTCGAACTGATCCCGGTGGATTACAAAGACAGCGCTCCGCAAGCAGCCCATTCACGACGCATCCCACCCGCGGTGCAACACAACTGGGCGGTGCAGTTGACCGCCTACGCGATGCTGGTCGAAACCATGCGGGGTCAGCCGGTTCGGCGCGGTTTCGTATACTACATTCCGTTGCGTCGGGCGCGCGAGGTAATCTTCAGCGATGATCTGCGCCGCGCAGTGCGGTCAGGGTTGCGCACGATCGAGGCGATGGTGACGACAGAACAACAACCGCCGCCCACACTATACCGGCAGCGGTGCGCCGCCTGCGAATATCGGCGACTGTGCAATGACGTGTGA
- a CDS encoding aminotransferase class I/II, with protein sequence MPSRTPTAAGFLAGADLSANAIERARRASPGYLDLTSSNPTHQGLIFPPETLRAAAEPYWTSRRYDPDPRGLPAARAAIANYYAGRTPVLYVQPDHIVITASTSEAYGLLFTLLADPGDNLLAPDVTYPLFEHLAAAHHISLRTYRLDESRGWQIDEDALLCAADARTRAVLIVSPHNPTGVIVQQPIAALDRLGLPVICDEVFAEFTYRAPHTPPLATLHPSLPVFTLNGISKMFALPDLKLGWIAMNAPAASAFGARLEILNDLYLGANSLTQAMLPALFESGLAFTAAMRRRIHTSLDMALAMLADCPNLQIQPPDGGYYLFPRVLGWDDEEALVLHLLERGVLVHPGFFYGCEDGAHIMISCLTRPEMLERGLGIIIRALHRKEAIG encoded by the coding sequence ATGCCATCCCGAACTCCTACCGCCGCCGGCTTCCTCGCCGGCGCCGACCTCAGCGCCAACGCTATCGAGCGCGCGCGCCGAGCCTCGCCCGGCTACCTCGATCTGACCAGCAGCAACCCGACGCATCAAGGCTTGATCTTTCCGCCGGAGACGCTGCGCGCCGCCGCCGAGCCATACTGGACTTCGCGCCGTTACGATCCCGACCCACGCGGCCTGCCCGCTGCGCGCGCCGCGATTGCGAATTACTATGCAGGCCGCACCCCCGTGCTGTATGTCCAACCCGATCACATCGTGATCACCGCCAGCACCAGCGAAGCCTACGGCTTGCTGTTCACCCTGCTGGCCGATCCGGGCGACAACCTGCTGGCGCCGGACGTGACCTATCCGCTCTTCGAGCACCTGGCCGCCGCGCACCATATTTCGCTGCGCACCTATCGCTTGGACGAGTCGCGCGGCTGGCAGATAGACGAAGACGCGCTGCTCTGCGCCGCCGACGCGCGCACCCGCGCCGTGCTGATCGTCTCGCCGCACAACCCTACCGGCGTGATCGTGCAGCAGCCGATTGCCGCACTCGACCGGCTCGGTCTGCCGGTGATTTGCGACGAAGTGTTTGCCGAGTTCACCTACCGCGCGCCGCACACGCCGCCGCTCGCCACCTTGCACCCGTCGCTGCCGGTCTTCACGCTCAACGGCATCTCCAAGATGTTTGCCTTGCCCGATCTGAAGCTAGGCTGGATCGCCATGAACGCCCCGGCTGCTTCTGCGTTTGGTGCGCGCCTGGAGATCCTCAACGACCTCTACCTAGGCGCGAACTCGCTTACACAAGCAATGCTGCCGGCACTGTTCGAGAGCGGCCTAGCGTTCACCGCAGCGATGCGCCGACGCATTCATACATCGCTGGACATGGCGCTGGCGATGCTGGCCGATTGCCCCAACTTGCAGATTCAACCACCCGACGGCGGCTATTACCTCTTCCCGCGCGTGCTGGGATGGGACGACGAAGAGGCGCTCGTCCTACACTTACTCGAACGCGGCGTGCTGGTGCATCCCGGCTTCTTCTATGGCTGCGAAGACGGCGCGCACATCATGATCTCCTGCCTGACCCGGCCCGAGATGCTCGAACGCGGGCTTGGGATTATCATTCGAGCGCTGCATCGCAAAGAGGCCATCGGTTGA